A single region of the Streptomyces sp. ITFR-16 genome encodes:
- the yicI gene encoding alpha-xylosidase: MKFTDGFWLMREGVRASYATELRDLRVDADRFTAYAAVKHVAARGDTLNTPLLTVECFSPAEGVIGVRTTHHAGKVRRGPDFGLPGLDPAASGARTRQDGSVTELTSGPLTLRTDGEGPWGLVFLDADGRRLTGADTKGTAFATTADGAHHMVAQLALDVGENVYGLGERFTPYVKNGQTVDIWQADGGTSSEQAYKNIPFYLSSRGYGVFVNHPGRVSFEIGSESVGQVQFSVEDQSLEYYVVAGPTPKEVLARYTALTGRPALPPAWSFGLWLTTSFCTSYDEATVTSFVDGMAEREIPLSVFHFDCFWMREYQWSDFLWDPEVFPDPEGMLARLKERGLRISMWINPYIAQKSSLFAEGAEHGYLVRGPGGDIWQWDLWQPGMALVDFTNPAARDWYTGKLRALLDQGVDCFKTDFGERIPTDAVWHDGSDPERMHNYYAQIYNRTVFELLEKERGHGEAVLFARSATAGGQQFPVHWGGDCFASFTAMAESLRGGLSLSLSGFGFWSHDIGGFEGTPDPAVFKRWLAFGLMSSHSRLHGNVSYRVPWAFGEEAVDVARKFTLLKHRLMPYLYGAAATAHRTGVPVMRPMLLEFPGDPTTRTLDRQYMLGPDLLVAPVFTEDGQVEYYVPEGTWTVLLTGEPVTGPVWRHETHGFDSLPVLVRPGAVLPWGADGRRPDSDWLDGLTLRAFGPAPADGDTTVTVPDLTGATAATFRVVRDGDALTVTAEGTDRPYRVVAEATGAVGEGTGTVTVRGA; the protein is encoded by the coding sequence ATGAAGTTCACCGACGGCTTCTGGCTGATGCGCGAGGGCGTCCGCGCCTCCTACGCCACCGAACTCCGCGATCTGCGCGTCGACGCCGACCGGTTCACCGCCTACGCGGCGGTCAAGCACGTCGCCGCCCGGGGCGACACCCTCAACACCCCGCTCCTCACGGTCGAGTGCTTCTCCCCGGCCGAGGGCGTCATCGGCGTCCGCACCACGCATCACGCCGGAAAGGTCCGGCGCGGCCCCGACTTCGGCCTCCCCGGACTCGACCCCGCGGCCTCCGGGGCCCGCACCCGGCAGGACGGGTCCGTCACCGAACTCACCAGCGGACCGCTGACGCTGCGCACGGACGGCGAAGGGCCCTGGGGCCTGGTCTTCCTCGACGCGGACGGCCGGCGCCTCACGGGCGCCGACACCAAGGGCACCGCCTTCGCCACCACCGCCGACGGCGCGCACCACATGGTCGCCCAACTCGCCCTGGACGTGGGCGAGAACGTCTACGGGCTCGGCGAGCGCTTCACCCCGTACGTCAAGAACGGCCAGACCGTCGACATCTGGCAGGCGGACGGCGGCACGAGCAGCGAACAGGCCTACAAGAACATCCCGTTCTACCTCTCCTCGCGCGGCTACGGCGTCTTCGTCAACCACCCCGGCAGGGTCTCCTTCGAGATCGGCTCGGAGTCGGTCGGCCAGGTGCAGTTCAGCGTCGAGGACCAGTCGCTGGAGTACTACGTCGTCGCGGGACCCACCCCCAAGGAGGTGCTGGCCCGCTACACCGCGCTAACCGGCCGCCCGGCCCTGCCCCCGGCCTGGTCCTTCGGCCTCTGGCTGACCACGTCCTTCTGTACCTCCTACGACGAGGCGACCGTCACCTCCTTCGTGGACGGCATGGCGGAACGCGAGATCCCGCTCTCCGTCTTCCACTTCGACTGCTTCTGGATGCGCGAGTACCAGTGGTCGGACTTCCTCTGGGACCCCGAGGTCTTCCCCGATCCGGAGGGCATGCTGGCCCGGCTCAAGGAGCGCGGGCTGCGGATCAGCATGTGGATCAACCCCTACATCGCCCAGAAGTCCTCGCTCTTCGCGGAGGGCGCCGAACACGGCTATCTGGTGCGCGGACCGGGCGGCGACATCTGGCAGTGGGACCTGTGGCAGCCCGGCATGGCCCTGGTCGACTTCACCAACCCGGCGGCGCGCGACTGGTACACCGGCAAGCTCCGCGCCCTGCTCGACCAGGGCGTCGACTGCTTCAAGACGGACTTCGGCGAGCGCATCCCCACCGACGCCGTCTGGCACGACGGCTCCGACCCCGAGCGGATGCACAACTACTACGCACAGATCTACAACCGCACGGTCTTCGAACTCCTGGAGAAGGAACGCGGTCACGGCGAGGCGGTCCTGTTCGCCCGCTCGGCGACCGCCGGCGGCCAGCAGTTCCCCGTGCACTGGGGCGGCGACTGCTTCGCCTCCTTCACCGCGATGGCCGAGTCGCTGCGCGGCGGCCTCTCCCTGTCGCTGTCCGGTTTCGGCTTCTGGAGCCATGACATCGGCGGCTTCGAGGGCACCCCGGACCCGGCGGTCTTCAAGCGCTGGCTCGCCTTCGGCCTGATGTCCTCGCACAGCCGGCTGCACGGCAACGTCTCCTACCGGGTGCCGTGGGCGTTCGGCGAGGAGGCGGTGGACGTCGCCCGGAAGTTCACCCTGCTCAAGCACCGGCTGATGCCGTATCTGTACGGGGCCGCCGCCACCGCCCACCGCACGGGCGTCCCGGTCATGCGGCCGATGCTGCTGGAGTTCCCGGGCGATCCGACGACCCGGACGCTGGACCGGCAGTACATGCTCGGCCCCGATCTGCTGGTCGCGCCCGTCTTCACCGAGGACGGGCAGGTCGAGTACTACGTCCCCGAGGGCACCTGGACCGTCCTGCTCACCGGCGAGCCGGTCACCGGACCGGTCTGGCGCCACGAGACCCACGGCTTCGACAGCCTGCCGGTCCTGGTCCGCCCCGGTGCGGTGCTCCCCTGGGGCGCCGACGGCCGGCGCCCCGACAGCGACTGGCTGGACGGGCTCACCCTGCGCGCCTTCGGCCCGGCGCCGGCCGATGGGGACACGACGGTCACGGTGCCGGACCTGACCGGCGCGACCGCCGCCACGTTCCGGGTGGTCCGGGACGGGGACGCGCTCACCGTCACCGCCGAGGGCACGGACCGCCCCTACCGTGTGGTCGCGGAGGCCACCGGAGCGGTGGGGGAGGGGACGGGCACGGTGACGGTGCGCGGCGCCTGA
- a CDS encoding glycoside hydrolase family 3 C-terminal domain-containing protein: MTEQPQPFRDPRLPFAKRIDDLLQRLTRDERIAMLHQFAPAVDRLGLGPFRTGQEALHGVAWMGPATVFPQAVGLGATWNDELVRRVGEAVGNEVRAKRREDDRVGLNVWAPTVNLLRNPLWGRGEEGYSEDPALTSAVAVAYTRGLRGDHPLYWRTAPVLKHWLAHNNETDRDTTSSSVRPRVLHEYDLRAFRDAVRAGAVAGVMPAYNLVNGRPNHVSPLLARQLRTWTDRSLVVCSDAGAPSNLVDSEHYFDTHEEATAAALRAGVDSFTDHGQDPTVMTGRIEGALERGLLDDHDIETAVRRLLGLRFSLGEFDPELAPYAGTAAFDTEDHRALALEAAEQAVVLLKNDGLLPLDPAAGETVAVVGLLADACKLDWYSGTLIHRSTPLDGLRERLGADRVVFAEGADLVRLKCADGWLRVPEAEAGREEARGAQGALDPALLAGRTDLPPLTCGDTPTELALVDWGNGVITLREPAGRYLSVAEDGYVRASANEPGGWIVQETFRWEAVEGHAGGHRLLHRGTGGYVSVAADGVKVAAPGGENSGPAAAAVFEIEVAERGEDAVARAAAGAGTVIVVAGNDAHINGRETEDRTTLGLPAQQERLWRAAHAANPRTVLAVTSAYPYALTDAAATLPALLWTAHGGQAAGTALARVLTGDVSPAGRLPQTWYASDAELPGLLDYDIIGSRQTYLYYEGTALYPFGHGLSYSSFAYGPLTADLDGALLRASLTVTNTGAVAADEVAQLYVRAVAPSVVRPLRQLAGHRRLRLAPGASERVVFTLPVTELGHWDVAYGRWTVEPGAYEIQAGASSADIRAVTVVTVGGEPAGPRPVLARGLAAADYDEQLGTEIVDRTKADGDAVTAVAERNELLYRRCDFTGPVREVQVSAAGEGAVLITVGGATLTVPVAATEGPYDYRTVPAALSADGVGDLRITLRGTVRLAGLAFTGDGA; the protein is encoded by the coding sequence GTGACGGAACAACCGCAGCCCTTCCGCGACCCGCGGCTGCCCTTCGCCAAGCGCATCGACGACCTGCTCCAGCGGCTCACCCGCGACGAACGCATCGCGATGCTGCACCAGTTCGCGCCGGCGGTCGACCGGCTCGGGCTCGGCCCCTTCCGGACCGGCCAGGAAGCGCTGCACGGCGTCGCCTGGATGGGCCCGGCCACGGTCTTCCCGCAGGCGGTGGGGCTGGGAGCGACCTGGAACGACGAGCTGGTGCGCCGGGTCGGCGAGGCCGTCGGCAACGAGGTCCGCGCCAAGCGGCGCGAGGACGACCGCGTCGGGCTCAACGTCTGGGCCCCGACCGTGAATCTGCTGCGCAACCCGCTGTGGGGGCGCGGCGAGGAGGGGTACTCCGAGGACCCCGCGCTGACCTCCGCCGTCGCGGTCGCCTACACCCGGGGTCTGCGCGGCGACCATCCGCTCTACTGGCGGACCGCCCCGGTGCTCAAGCACTGGCTCGCCCACAACAACGAGACCGACCGCGACACCACCTCCTCCTCGGTCCGCCCCAGGGTCCTGCACGAGTACGACCTCAGGGCCTTCCGCGACGCCGTGCGCGCCGGAGCGGTGGCCGGCGTCATGCCCGCGTACAACCTGGTCAACGGCCGCCCCAACCATGTCTCGCCGCTGCTCGCCCGGCAGTTGCGCACCTGGACCGACCGCTCCCTGGTCGTCTGCTCCGACGCCGGCGCCCCGTCCAACCTCGTCGACTCCGAGCACTACTTCGACACCCACGAGGAGGCGACGGCCGCCGCCCTGCGCGCCGGCGTCGACAGCTTCACCGACCACGGCCAGGACCCCACCGTCATGACCGGCCGCATCGAGGGCGCCCTGGAACGCGGACTGCTCGACGACCACGACATCGAAACGGCCGTCCGCCGACTGCTCGGACTGCGCTTCTCGCTGGGCGAGTTCGACCCGGAACTCGCCCCGTACGCGGGCACTGCCGCCTTCGACACCGAGGACCACCGGGCCCTCGCCCTGGAGGCCGCCGAGCAGGCCGTGGTGCTCCTCAAGAACGACGGGCTGCTGCCGCTGGACCCGGCGGCCGGCGAGACCGTCGCCGTCGTCGGGCTGCTCGCGGACGCCTGCAAACTCGACTGGTACAGCGGCACCCTGATCCACCGCTCGACCCCGCTCGACGGACTGCGCGAACGCCTCGGCGCCGACCGCGTCGTCTTCGCCGAGGGTGCCGACCTGGTCCGCCTCAAGTGCGCGGACGGCTGGCTGCGGGTGCCGGAGGCGGAGGCAGGCCGGGAGGAGGCGCGCGGCGCGCAAGGCGCCCTCGACCCGGCGCTGCTCGCCGGACGCACCGACCTGCCCCCGCTGACCTGCGGCGACACCCCCACAGAGCTGGCGCTCGTGGACTGGGGCAACGGCGTGATCACCCTGCGGGAGCCGGCGGGCCGCTATCTCTCCGTCGCCGAGGACGGCTATGTACGCGCCTCCGCGAACGAGCCGGGCGGCTGGATCGTCCAGGAGACCTTCCGGTGGGAGGCGGTGGAAGGACATGCCGGCGGTCACCGCCTTCTGCACAGGGGAACGGGTGGGTATGTCTCTGTCGCCGCCGACGGCGTAAAGGTTGCCGCCCCCGGCGGGGAGAATTCCGGACCCGCCGCGGCGGCCGTCTTCGAGATCGAGGTGGCCGAGCGCGGCGAGGACGCCGTGGCCCGCGCCGCCGCCGGGGCCGGCACCGTGATCGTGGTGGCCGGGAACGACGCCCACATCAACGGCCGCGAGACCGAGGACCGCACCACCCTCGGCCTCCCCGCCCAGCAGGAACGCCTCTGGCGCGCCGCCCACGCCGCCAACCCGCGCACCGTCCTGGCGGTCACCTCCGCCTACCCGTACGCCCTCACCGACGCGGCGGCCACCCTGCCCGCCCTGCTGTGGACGGCCCACGGCGGACAGGCCGCCGGGACCGCGCTCGCCCGCGTCCTGACCGGCGACGTCTCCCCGGCCGGCCGCCTCCCGCAGACCTGGTACGCCTCCGACGCGGAACTGCCCGGCCTGCTGGACTACGACATCATCGGCTCCCGGCAGACCTACCTCTACTACGAGGGCACTGCGCTCTACCCGTTCGGCCACGGCCTCTCGTACAGCTCGTTCGCCTACGGCCCGCTCACCGCGGACCTCGACGGCGCCCTGCTGCGGGCGTCGCTGACCGTCACCAACACCGGCGCCGTCGCCGCCGACGAGGTCGCCCAGCTCTACGTACGGGCGGTGGCGCCCTCCGTCGTCCGGCCGCTGCGCCAGCTGGCCGGACACCGCAGGCTGCGCCTGGCCCCCGGCGCGTCGGAGCGGGTCGTCTTCACCCTGCCCGTCACCGAGCTGGGCCACTGGGACGTGGCGTACGGCCGCTGGACCGTCGAGCCGGGCGCGTACGAGATCCAGGCGGGCGCCTCCAGCGCGGACATCCGGGCCGTCACCGTCGTCACCGTCGGGGGCGAACCGGCCGGGCCGCGGCCTGTCCTGGCCCGGGGGCTGGCGGCGGCCGACTACGACGAGCAGCTGGGCACCGAGATCGTCGACCGGACCAAGGCGGACGGCGACGCGGTCACCGCCGTGGCCGAGCGCAACGAACTCCTCTACCGCCGGTGCGACTTCACCGGCCCGGTGCGCGAGGTCCAGGTGTCGGCGGCGGGAGAGGGGGCCGTGCTGATCACCGTCGGCGGCGCCACGCTCACCGTCCCGGTCGCCGCCACCGAAGGGCCCTACGACTACCGCACCGTGCCGGCCGCGCTGAGCGCCGATGGCGTCGGCGACCTGCGGATCACCCTGCGCGGCACCGTCCGCCTGGCCGGGCTGGCCTTCACGGGGGACGGCGCGTGA
- a CDS encoding extracellular solute-binding protein, translated as MAPSRRGFLATGAFAAVAVAGGVPLLAACGGSGSGSGTKEGTTTGKALKKVVPGYAPLNLVEPDVASVNGSSPGFTKLPDPLVVSVKSVPGKGSAFRVMTPLWGTVPKKNNAYYTAVNKAVGATLNFDPQDGNTYQDKIGAVLAGSDIPDVMTIPGWNMQGQIRNAITAKFADLSPFLAGDAVRKYPNLANIPTGAWQYSVFGGRLRGLPMPTPVIGNAIFYRKDLIGSGAVPASADDLLAFGKEYTDARKKVWAFDDLWTCVQKIYGLLPDAPHYWQLENGRLVHKIETKEYREALAFARKLHDGGYVHPDAEANKDADSKIRFTSGHVMMYNDGTGGWKGMVTEQAAANPKFDMQALDFFSHDGGDPLLWQDDPAGIFTFLSKKLSRARIEEFLAIADYAAAPYGTEEFMLTNYGVKGTHYTIKDGAPTYTPQGVEEAQPSTFLFLASPPTSIAYPDQPQLAKDYAAWMARQAPHIRKPLFFGMQVVEPQRYASLYTPFDDLQKDIRRGRKKVGDIDDAVNTWKNSGGERLRAWYQDILEKNGSGN; from the coding sequence ATGGCTCCGAGCCGGAGAGGCTTCCTCGCCACGGGCGCGTTCGCGGCCGTCGCCGTGGCCGGCGGGGTGCCGCTGCTCGCCGCGTGCGGCGGCTCCGGCTCCGGTTCCGGGACCAAGGAGGGCACCACGACGGGCAAGGCGCTCAAGAAGGTCGTGCCGGGTTACGCCCCGCTCAACCTGGTCGAGCCGGATGTCGCGAGCGTCAACGGTTCGAGCCCCGGCTTCACGAAGCTGCCGGACCCGCTGGTCGTCTCGGTGAAGTCGGTCCCGGGCAAGGGCTCGGCGTTCCGGGTGATGACGCCGCTGTGGGGCACGGTCCCGAAGAAGAACAACGCGTACTACACGGCCGTGAACAAGGCCGTGGGCGCCACGCTGAACTTCGACCCGCAGGACGGCAACACGTACCAGGACAAGATCGGTGCGGTGCTGGCCGGTTCGGACATCCCGGACGTCATGACCATCCCCGGCTGGAACATGCAGGGGCAGATCCGCAACGCGATCACCGCCAAGTTCGCGGATCTGTCGCCGTTCCTGGCGGGCGACGCCGTCAGGAAGTACCCCAACCTGGCGAACATCCCCACCGGCGCCTGGCAGTACTCCGTCTTCGGCGGCAGGCTGCGCGGCCTGCCCATGCCGACGCCGGTCATCGGCAACGCGATCTTCTACCGCAAGGACCTGATCGGCTCCGGCGCCGTGCCCGCCAGTGCCGACGACCTGCTGGCGTTCGGCAAGGAGTACACGGACGCGCGGAAGAAGGTATGGGCCTTCGACGACCTGTGGACCTGCGTCCAGAAGATCTACGGGCTGCTGCCGGACGCGCCGCACTACTGGCAGCTGGAGAACGGCAGGCTCGTCCACAAGATCGAGACCAAGGAATACCGCGAGGCGCTCGCCTTCGCCCGCAAGCTCCACGACGGCGGATACGTCCACCCGGACGCCGAGGCCAACAAGGACGCCGACTCCAAGATCCGCTTCACCAGCGGTCACGTGATGATGTACAACGACGGCACCGGTGGCTGGAAGGGCATGGTCACCGAACAGGCCGCCGCCAACCCGAAGTTCGACATGCAGGCGCTCGACTTCTTCAGCCACGACGGCGGCGACCCACTGCTGTGGCAGGACGACCCGGCGGGCATCTTCACCTTCCTCAGCAAGAAGCTCTCCAGGGCCCGGATCGAGGAGTTCCTCGCCATCGCCGACTACGCGGCGGCGCCGTACGGCACCGAGGAGTTCATGCTGACCAACTACGGTGTGAAGGGCACCCACTACACGATCAAGGACGGGGCCCCGACGTACACCCCGCAGGGTGTCGAGGAGGCGCAGCCCTCCACCTTCCTGTTCCTGGCCTCGCCGCCCACCTCCATCGCCTACCCGGACCAGCCGCAGCTGGCCAAGGACTACGCGGCCTGGATGGCACGGCAGGCCCCGCACATCAGGAAGCCCCTCTTCTTCGGCATGCAGGTCGTCGAGCCGCAGCGGTACGCCTCCCTGTACACGCCGTTCGACGACCTGCAGAAGGACATCAGGCGCGGCCGCAAGAAGGTCGGCGACATCGACGACGCCGTGAACACCTGGAAGAACAGCGGCGGCGAGAGGCTGCGCGCCTGGTACCAGGACATTCTCGAGAAGAACGGCTCCGGCAACTGA
- a CDS encoding ABC transporter permease subunit, which yields MKPRATVTTDPDRTPDGAGAPAGRSGIGDVGRDDGEGKGGRTGRSRATGPGRPRTAKRRGTTGGGPQAGGITWRRRLRRDRTLILMTLPAVALLLVFNYIPLLGNIVAFQDYDVYDLGITGSPFVGFDNFTRIFEDYRFWEVLINTLVIFVTQLVLFFPVPIAVALLLNTIMSARVRAWVQAVVYLPHFFSWVLVVTVFQQMFGGAGLVAQWLREHGHEGFDLMTNPGFFKFLVSAQAVWKDAGWGVIVFLAALAAVNTDLYEAAAVDGAGRWRRMWHVTLPALRPVIALLLVLRVGSALNLDFEQILLQRDQVGAGASEILDTYIWWTGIKTGDFGYAAAAGIFKGLFSVAMVLGANKVAHMLGEQGVYSKK from the coding sequence GTGAAGCCACGGGCCACGGTCACGACCGACCCGGACCGCACACCCGACGGGGCGGGCGCCCCGGCCGGCAGGAGCGGCATCGGTGACGTCGGCAGGGACGACGGCGAAGGGAAGGGCGGTCGCACGGGCAGGTCCCGGGCGACCGGCCCCGGCCGTCCCCGTACGGCGAAGAGGAGGGGAACGACGGGCGGCGGCCCGCAGGCCGGCGGCATCACCTGGCGCCGGCGGCTGCGGCGCGACCGCACGCTGATCCTGATGACGCTGCCGGCCGTCGCGCTGCTGCTGGTCTTCAACTACATCCCGCTGCTCGGGAACATCGTGGCCTTCCAGGACTACGACGTGTACGACCTGGGCATCACCGGCAGCCCCTTCGTCGGGTTCGACAACTTCACCCGGATCTTCGAGGACTACCGCTTCTGGGAAGTCCTCATCAACACCCTGGTCATCTTCGTCACCCAGCTCGTCCTGTTCTTCCCCGTCCCGATCGCCGTCGCGCTGCTGCTGAACACGATCATGAGCGCGCGGGTCCGGGCCTGGGTGCAGGCCGTCGTCTATCTGCCGCACTTCTTCTCCTGGGTCCTCGTCGTCACCGTCTTCCAGCAGATGTTCGGCGGCGCCGGTCTGGTCGCCCAGTGGCTGCGCGAACACGGCCACGAGGGGTTCGACCTGATGACGAATCCGGGGTTCTTCAAATTCCTGGTCAGCGCCCAGGCGGTGTGGAAGGACGCGGGCTGGGGCGTGATCGTCTTCCTCGCCGCGCTCGCCGCCGTCAACACCGATCTGTACGAGGCCGCAGCCGTGGACGGGGCGGGCCGCTGGCGGCGCATGTGGCACGTCACGCTGCCGGCGCTGCGCCCGGTCATCGCGCTGCTGCTCGTCCTGCGGGTGGGCAGTGCGCTGAACCTCGACTTCGAGCAGATCCTGCTCCAGCGCGACCAGGTCGGCGCCGGGGCCTCGGAAATCCTGGACACCTACATCTGGTGGACAGGCATCAAGACCGGCGACTTCGGCTACGCGGCCGCCGCCGGCATCTTCAAGGGGCTGTTCAGCGTCGCCATGGTGCTGGGTGCCAACAAGGTCGCCCACATGCTGGGTGAGCAGGGGGTGTACTCCAAGAAATGA
- a CDS encoding carbohydrate ABC transporter permease, with translation MTTLQDHGKDPAVPAPRTRTPLRRALRVEPRPVWEEEPTRAGLAFKGFGLVAICAVVVVPIWVVLVTSLSDTGTINDAGGLVVWPKHLTFVAYKELLSGGAVTRAAAVSVGLTVVGTAVSMAVSILCAYGLSRRDSYAHRPLLMTLMATMFFGAGLIPTYLLVTGIGLSDSYWSMILPSAISVFNVLVLRGFFMDTAPELIDAARIDGAGEWRILFRIIMPLSRAVIAVISLFYAVGYWSQWFNAMLYIQDSEKYPLQMILRQLVLQHQVPPGAMGAAVSSGAINSLSVQMAVMILALIPVAVLSPFVQKHFQKGMLTGAVKG, from the coding sequence ATGACAACTCTCCAGGACCACGGGAAGGACCCGGCCGTTCCCGCGCCCCGTACGCGCACTCCGCTCCGGCGCGCCCTGCGCGTCGAACCGCGCCCGGTGTGGGAGGAGGAGCCCACCAGGGCCGGACTCGCCTTCAAGGGCTTCGGCCTCGTCGCGATCTGCGCGGTCGTCGTCGTCCCGATCTGGGTCGTGCTCGTCACCAGCCTCTCCGACACCGGAACCATCAACGACGCGGGCGGGCTGGTCGTCTGGCCCAAGCACCTCACGTTCGTCGCGTACAAGGAGCTGCTGAGCGGGGGTGCGGTGACCCGGGCTGCTGCCGTGAGCGTGGGCCTGACCGTCGTCGGCACGGCGGTCAGCATGGCGGTCTCGATCCTGTGCGCGTACGGGCTCAGCCGCCGCGACTCGTACGCACACCGTCCGCTGCTGATGACCCTGATGGCGACGATGTTCTTCGGCGCCGGTCTCATCCCGACGTATCTGCTGGTCACAGGTATCGGACTGAGCGACAGCTACTGGTCGATGATCCTGCCCAGCGCGATCAGCGTCTTCAATGTGCTGGTTTTGCGCGGCTTCTTCATGGACACCGCGCCCGAACTCATCGACGCGGCCCGCATCGACGGCGCCGGTGAGTGGCGGATCCTGTTCCGGATCATCATGCCGCTGTCGCGTGCGGTGATCGCGGTGATCTCGCTGTTCTACGCGGTCGGCTACTGGAGCCAGTGGTTCAACGCGATGCTCTACATCCAGGACAGCGAGAAGTACCCGCTCCAGATGATCCTGCGCCAGCTGGTCCTCCAGCACCAGGTGCCGCCGGGTGCGATGGGCGCGGCCGTCAGCAGCGGGGCGATCAACAGCCTCTCGGTGCAGATGGCCGTCATGATCCTCGCGCTGATCCCGGTCGCGGTGCTGTCGCCGTTCGTCCAGAAGCACTTCCAGAAGGGCATGCTCACCGGCGCCGTGAAGGGCTGA
- a CDS encoding beta-galactosidase codes for MPSLRDAARGRILFGGDYNPEQWPEEVWEDDARLMKEAGVNSVTLGVFSWAKIEPRPGAREFGWLDRLMDLMHAHGIGVVLATPTASPPPWMGARHPETLPRTEDGSVVWYGSRQQFCASSPVYRRCAAALTEDLAARYAEHPALTVWHINNEYCTQCWCDGTAAHFRRWLRSRYRTLDALNEAWGTAFWSQRYDAWQEILPPRKAQYMRNPAQVLDFRRFTSDALMECYVAERDIVARHTPHIPVTTNFMPLWSGQDAWAWSAQEDIVSVDIYPDPKDPQGGQYNAMLADMTRSQAAGPWMLMEQAAGPVNWRAVNHPKPEGLNRLWSLQSVARGADAVCYFQWRQSRQGSEKFHSGMLTHAGEHGRTFREVKRIGAELAVLGPAVGGADVPADVAVLHDWDAWWAGAQEGRPSSLLDYTEVVRRWHRALWENGVVTEFARPDAELSRFRVVAVPHLYLLTDAAIDNLVAYARGGGLLVCGFFTGVADVDDRIRPGGMDARLRELFGIRTLHEWWPLDADTTVECDGFRGTLWSEELEAAQDAEVVAAYRDGELAGLPAVLRRGGAVYVSTLPEPRALRTLLGDVVREAGVEPVPAGLPDGVEAVRRGGLLFLLHHGRDTVTVAVPGVHEDLLTGRTAEGRVELGRYGVAVLRSAAP; via the coding sequence ATGCCGTCCCTGCGCGACGCGGCCCGTGGCCGCATCCTCTTCGGAGGAGACTACAACCCCGAGCAGTGGCCCGAGGAGGTGTGGGAGGACGACGCCCGGCTGATGAAGGAGGCCGGGGTCAACTCCGTCACCCTCGGCGTCTTCTCCTGGGCGAAGATCGAACCACGCCCAGGAGCAAGGGAGTTCGGCTGGCTGGACCGGCTGATGGACCTGATGCACGCCCACGGCATCGGCGTCGTGCTGGCAACCCCGACCGCGTCCCCGCCGCCGTGGATGGGCGCGCGGCACCCGGAGACGCTGCCGCGCACGGAGGACGGCTCGGTCGTCTGGTACGGCTCGCGCCAGCAGTTCTGCGCCAGCTCACCGGTCTACCGGCGCTGTGCGGCCGCCCTGACGGAGGACCTCGCGGCGCGGTACGCGGAGCACCCGGCGCTCACCGTGTGGCACATCAACAACGAGTACTGCACCCAGTGCTGGTGCGACGGGACGGCGGCCCACTTCCGCCGCTGGCTGCGCAGCCGCTACCGCACGCTCGACGCGCTCAACGAGGCGTGGGGGACGGCGTTCTGGAGCCAGCGCTACGACGCGTGGCAGGAGATCCTGCCACCGCGCAAGGCGCAGTACATGCGGAACCCGGCCCAGGTGCTGGACTTCAGACGGTTCACCTCCGACGCCCTGATGGAGTGCTACGTCGCGGAGCGGGACATCGTCGCCCGGCACACCCCGCACATCCCGGTGACGACGAACTTCATGCCGCTGTGGTCGGGGCAGGACGCCTGGGCGTGGTCGGCCCAGGAGGACATCGTCTCCGTGGACATCTATCCCGACCCCAAGGACCCGCAGGGCGGCCAGTACAACGCGATGCTCGCCGACATGACGCGTTCGCAGGCCGCCGGCCCGTGGATGCTGATGGAACAGGCGGCCGGGCCGGTCAACTGGCGGGCCGTCAACCATCCCAAGCCCGAGGGCCTGAACCGCCTCTGGTCGCTCCAGTCGGTGGCGCGCGGCGCGGACGCCGTCTGCTACTTCCAGTGGCGCCAGTCCCGGCAGGGCTCGGAGAAGTTCCACTCCGGGATGCTCACCCACGCCGGGGAGCACGGCCGCACGTTCCGCGAGGTCAAGCGGATCGGCGCGGAACTCGCCGTGCTCGGCCCGGCGGTCGGCGGCGCCGACGTCCCGGCCGATGTGGCCGTCCTGCACGACTGGGACGCCTGGTGGGCCGGCGCGCAGGAGGGCAGGCCGTCCTCGCTGCTGGACTACACCGAGGTCGTGCGGCGCTGGCACCGGGCCCTGTGGGAGAACGGCGTGGTCACGGAGTTCGCCCGGCCCGACGCCGAGCTGAGCCGGTTCAGGGTGGTCGCCGTACCGCACCTGTATCTGCTCACGGACGCGGCGATCGACAACCTGGTGGCGTACGCGCGCGGCGGCGGGCTACTGGTCTGCGGCTTCTTCACCGGGGTCGCGGACGTGGACGACCGGATCAGGCCGGGCGGGATGGACGCCCGGCTGCGCGAGCTGTTCGGGATCAGGACGCTGCACGAGTGGTGGCCGCTCGACGCGGACACGACGGTGGAGTGCGACGGCTTCCGGGGCACCCTGTGGTCCGAGGAACTGGAGGCGGCCCAGGACGCCGAGGTGGTCGCCGCCTACCGGGACGGCGAACTGGCCGGGCTCCCGGCCGTGCTGCGCCGGGGCGGGGCGGTGTACGTGTCGACGCTTCCGGAGCCCCGGGCGCTGCGGACCCTCCTCGGTGACGTGGTGCGCGAGGCCGGGGTGGAGCCGGTGCCGGCCGGGCTGCCGGACGGGGTGGAGGCGGTCCGCCGGGGCGGGCTGCTCTTCCTGCTCCACCACGGGCGGGACACGGTCACCGTGGCCGTGCCCGGTGTCCACGAGGACCTGCTGACGGGCCGGACGGCCGAGGGACGGGTGGAGCTGGGCCGCTACGGCGTCGCCGTGCTGCGGAGCGCCGCGCCGTGA